In a single window of the Elaeis guineensis isolate ETL-2024a chromosome 8, EG11, whole genome shotgun sequence genome:
- the LOC105032549 gene encoding E3 ubiquitin-protein ligase RGLG3 codes for MVALQLYPNTYGSYTIVSNNQTSMVITALRDAGLESSNLILGIDFTKSNEWTGRRSFNQRSLHAIGDTPNPYEQAISIIGRTLSPFDEDNLIPCFGFGDASTRDEYVFSFFPNHRPCNGFEEALSHYREIVPCLTLSGPTSFAPLILASIDIVERSHGQYHVLVIVADGQVTRNPSLPHGRLSPQERETIDAIVEASYYPLSIVMVGVGDGPWDAMKQFDDYVPQRSFDNFQFVNFTKIMSENMTMSKKEAAFALAALMEIPLQYRATQGLRPMEKYEERVGRRKPLSPPFEIIEHDNAAMSYKHTKNMQSTDYNVPAEQVCPICLTNQKDLAFSCGHMTCRICGATISTCPLCRAPITTRVKLRSS; via the exons GTTATTACTGCACTTAGAGATGCTGGCCTTGAGTCATCGAATTTAATCCTTGGCATTGATTTCACAAAAAGCAATGAATGGACAG gaaggcgTTCGTTTAACCAGAGATCTCTTCATGCTATTGGTGACACACCTAACCCATATGAGCAAGCAATATCTATAATCGGGCGTACGCTGTCACCTTTTGATGAAGACAACTTGATACCTTGTTTTGGGTTTGGTGATG CATCTACACGTGATGAATATGTCTTCAGCTTTTTTCCCAACCATCGCCCTTGCAATGGTTTTGAGGAGGCTCTTTCACACTATAGAGAGATTGTTCCATGTCTGACCTTATCAG GTCCAACCTCATTTGCACCACTTATTCTTGCATCAATTGATATCGTAGAGAGGAGCCATGGGCAATATCATGTCCTTGTGATTGTAGCTGATGGTCAA GTTACCAGGAATCCAAGCCTACCTCATGGAAGACTCAGTCCACAAGAACGGGAAACTATAGATGCTATTGTTGAAGCTAG TTATTATCCTCTTTCAATTGTTATGGTTGGCGTGGGTGATGGACCATGGGATGCAATGAAGCAGTTTGATGACTATGTACCTCAACGGTCATTTGATAACTTTCAG TTTGTAAACTTTACAAAGATTATGTCTGAGAATATGACAATGTCGAAGAAGGAGGCAGCATTTGCGCTTGCTGCACTAATGGAAATTCCCCTTCAATATAGAGCCACACAAGGCCTTAGGCCTATGGA GAAGTATGAAGAACGAGTTGGTAGGAGAAAGCCTCTTTCTCCTCCATTCGAAATAATTGAACATGATAATGCAGCCATGTCATACAAACATACGAAAAACATGCAATCAACTGATTACAATGTTCCAGCAGAGCAG GTATGCCCTATTTGCCTAACAAATCAAAAGGATTTGGCATTCAGCTGTGGTCATATG ACTTGCAGGATATGTGGTGCAACAATATCAACATGTCCTTTATGCCGGGCACCTATAACCACTCGCGTGAAGCTTAGGTCCTCTTAA